The Arachis hypogaea cultivar Tifrunner chromosome 16, arahy.Tifrunner.gnm2.J5K5, whole genome shotgun sequence genome contains a region encoding:
- the LOC112754968 gene encoding histidine biosynthesis bifunctional protein hisIE, chloroplastic isoform X3, producing MQGFANREAVFTTLSSRKATFFSRSRSTLWTKGETSNNFINIHDVFLDCDRDSIIYLGKPDGPTCHTGAETCYYTSVFDSLKQQEIEGNRLALTSLYSLESTISQRKAELAEEENGKPSWTKRLLLNDKLLCSKIREEANELCQTLENNEDKSRTASEMADVLYHAMVLLAVKDVKVEDVLQVLRQRFFQSGIEEKKSRVSKKSEQD from the exons ATGCAAGGTTTTGCAAATAGAGAAGCAGTGTTTACAACCCTATCTTCCCGGAAGGCTACGTTCTTCAGTCGGTCACGGTCAACATTGTGGACCAAAGGAGAGActtctaataattttataaatattcacGATGTTTTTCTTGACTGTGATCGTGATTCT ATAATATACCTCGGGAAACCTGATGGACCTACCTGCCACACAGGGGCAGAAACATGCTATTATACATCAGTCTTTGACTCACTAAAACAGCAAGAG ATTGAAGGAAATAGGTTGGCATTAACCTCTTTGTATTCATTAGAGTCGACAATCTCCCAACGCAAAGCAGAGTTAGCAGAAGAAGAGAATGGAAAGCCCTCATGGACTAAGCGATTATTGCTCAATGATAAGTTGTTGTGCTCAAAAATCAG AGAAGAGGCAAATGAGTTGTGTCAAACACTAGAGAATAACGAGGACAAGTCACGTACTGCTTCAGAGATGGCTGATGTACTCTATCATGCGATGGTACTGTTGGCAGTGAAAGATGTCAAAGTAGAAGATGTTCTGCAGGTTCTTCGGCAGAGATTTTTCCAATCTGGTATCGAGGAAAAGAAAAGTCGAGTATCCAAGAAATCAGAGCAAGATTGA
- the LOC112754968 gene encoding histidine biosynthesis bifunctional protein hisIE, chloroplastic isoform X2, protein MTISYAHMLQFSTSFLNGKLSFTSDNKGRRTHILPFASLERPDKNIVIDPKVDSLLDSVKWDDKGLAVAIAQNVDTGAILMQGFANREAVFTTLSSRKATFFSRSRSTLWTKGETSNNFINIHDVFLDCDRDSIIYLGKPDGPTCHTGAETCYYTSVFDSLKQQEIEGNRLALTSLYSLESTISQRKAELAEEENGKPSWTKRLLLNDKLLCSKIREEANELCQTLENNEDKSRTASEMADVLYHAMVLLAVKDVKVEDVLQVLRQRFFQSGIEEKKSRVSKKSEQD, encoded by the exons ATGACCATTTCCTATGCTCACATGCTTCAATTTTCCACTAGTTTCCTCAATGGCAAGCTATCATTTACCAGTGACAATAAAGGGAGAAGGACACACATCTTACCTTTTGCTTCGTTGGAGAGACCAGACAAAAATATTGTCATTGACCCCAAG GTAGACTCTCTGCTGGACAGTGTAAAATGGGATGATAAAGGTTTGGCTGTGGCAATAGCTCAGAATGTTGACACTGGAGCCATATTAATGCAAGGTTTTGCAAATAGAGAAGCAGTGTTTACAACCCTATCTTCCCGGAAGGCTACGTTCTTCAGTCGGTCACGGTCAACATTGTGGACCAAAGGAGAGActtctaataattttataaatattcacGATGTTTTTCTTGACTGTGATCGTGATTCT ATAATATACCTCGGGAAACCTGATGGACCTACCTGCCACACAGGGGCAGAAACATGCTATTATACATCAGTCTTTGACTCACTAAAACAGCAAGAG ATTGAAGGAAATAGGTTGGCATTAACCTCTTTGTATTCATTAGAGTCGACAATCTCCCAACGCAAAGCAGAGTTAGCAGAAGAAGAGAATGGAAAGCCCTCATGGACTAAGCGATTATTGCTCAATGATAAGTTGTTGTGCTCAAAAATCAG AGAAGAGGCAAATGAGTTGTGTCAAACACTAGAGAATAACGAGGACAAGTCACGTACTGCTTCAGAGATGGCTGATGTACTCTATCATGCGATGGTACTGTTGGCAGTGAAAGATGTCAAAGTAGAAGATGTTCTGCAGGTTCTTCGGCAGAGATTTTTCCAATCTGGTATCGAGGAAAAGAAAAGTCGAGTATCCAAGAAATCAGAGCAAGATTGA
- the LOC112754968 gene encoding histidine biosynthesis bifunctional protein hisIE, chloroplastic isoform X1 has protein sequence MTISYAHMLQFSTSFLNGKLSFTSDNKGRRTHILPFASLERPDKNIVIDPKFCQVDSLLDSVKWDDKGLAVAIAQNVDTGAILMQGFANREAVFTTLSSRKATFFSRSRSTLWTKGETSNNFINIHDVFLDCDRDSIIYLGKPDGPTCHTGAETCYYTSVFDSLKQQEIEGNRLALTSLYSLESTISQRKAELAEEENGKPSWTKRLLLNDKLLCSKIREEANELCQTLENNEDKSRTASEMADVLYHAMVLLAVKDVKVEDVLQVLRQRFFQSGIEEKKSRVSKKSEQD, from the exons ATGACCATTTCCTATGCTCACATGCTTCAATTTTCCACTAGTTTCCTCAATGGCAAGCTATCATTTACCAGTGACAATAAAGGGAGAAGGACACACATCTTACCTTTTGCTTCGTTGGAGAGACCAGACAAAAATATTGTCATTGACCCCAAG TTTTGTCAGGTAGACTCTCTGCTGGACAGTGTAAAATGGGATGATAAAGGTTTGGCTGTGGCAATAGCTCAGAATGTTGACACTGGAGCCATATTAATGCAAGGTTTTGCAAATAGAGAAGCAGTGTTTACAACCCTATCTTCCCGGAAGGCTACGTTCTTCAGTCGGTCACGGTCAACATTGTGGACCAAAGGAGAGActtctaataattttataaatattcacGATGTTTTTCTTGACTGTGATCGTGATTCT ATAATATACCTCGGGAAACCTGATGGACCTACCTGCCACACAGGGGCAGAAACATGCTATTATACATCAGTCTTTGACTCACTAAAACAGCAAGAG ATTGAAGGAAATAGGTTGGCATTAACCTCTTTGTATTCATTAGAGTCGACAATCTCCCAACGCAAAGCAGAGTTAGCAGAAGAAGAGAATGGAAAGCCCTCATGGACTAAGCGATTATTGCTCAATGATAAGTTGTTGTGCTCAAAAATCAG AGAAGAGGCAAATGAGTTGTGTCAAACACTAGAGAATAACGAGGACAAGTCACGTACTGCTTCAGAGATGGCTGATGTACTCTATCATGCGATGGTACTGTTGGCAGTGAAAGATGTCAAAGTAGAAGATGTTCTGCAGGTTCTTCGGCAGAGATTTTTCCAATCTGGTATCGAGGAAAAGAAAAGTCGAGTATCCAAGAAATCAGAGCAAGATTGA